TGCACACGCTCCCTCAAACGCCTCTGAGGTGTTTCCTCCCAAAAGTAAATTACAGTTTAATTTTTCCTTAAGATGCCGTTAGTGCTATTTTGCAGtgctatctttttaaaaaaaaaaattctatttcaatCAACattatgaaatgaaatgaaatcccTCTGCATTTGCCAAACATTCTGTCaaaggaatcttttaattttttctttttttccttttttgtcaaAGTAGATAAACAAACTCTTTCCCTCTGTGGCCAACCCTCATTTACAGCTACATAAAAATTTCACGAGGCTCATTTCTCCCAGATGTCCTTCCCCACCACCAAAATCATCTGGATTTTATACACCATTTATCTTCACACTTAGTGTCAGAACTCTTGCAATCAAATCTGTTTATTTAGAAGGGAATTTCAGATTTACCACCTATTAAATCCGATGAGATCAGAAACCAGTTTGTGGAATTCAGTAACTAGTTCTGTCCTTCAGCCCTGACAGTTGCCACTTGTCGCTGGAGTTCCTGTAAGCAGGAACATGATAACTCGGGCCCTCACGGCAGCTGAAACACTGAAGTAAACATCTCTCCCGGCATTCTCTGGACATCAGAGCCCCACTTTACTCTTTCTGGATGGTTCTCTGAACTCGGTCCACACCCAAATTTTTCACACATTTCTAGCAGGTTCGGACGGGCCAGTGCAGACAGTCATCTCTTCAGTGAGGCCCATCACCTCCTGAAGTGGCTCCTGAAAAAATTGTCAAGTCCTCCTGTTCATCTCCACACATCCTATTTCAGTCAAGAATTACTTCTCTGCCCTTCAGCTGCACAGTTGGTGGAAGAGGAGCCCAGTAGGCATTTCCTCCTTTCTGCCAAGTCTCCAAGCCCCCCTCCTGGCACTGTTAATGTTCTCTTCCTGGTACTTCCAAACTGAGCAAACTCTAGGATGACTCATGGCAGGCTCACTGCTAGTCAGGACTGGCTTAGACAGGCAATGTCTCCTTGAACCCTGGCTTTAAAGTGCACTGTCTGCCTGCTTTGTTTCCTTTCTGGGTACGGCACAACTGGCCAGCCAGCCTGCTCTTTCCTAAAGGGCTGTGGTTCCTTCAGTCTCCTCAAGAAATCCTTACACAGGGGCAGGAGCGataagcacagaggtagggcgttcgccttgcaagaggccaacctgggatggacccgggtttgattcccagcaagcatcccatatggttccctgagcctgccaggagcgatttctgagcagaaagccaggaggaacccctgagtattggcaggtatggccccccaaaacaaaaatgaataaaagaaagaaatccttaCACACATTCTCCCATCTCTTCTCCGAAGGAATAAAACAGCTAAGGTTTTGTTTGGCTCAGTGGAAATGCAAATCCCTCGTGTTGGGGTGCGACTCCCAGCACTGCACAGGGAAAGGGtatgtttcttttctgttttgttttgtgtggaggccacacccaatgaaaCTCGGgtgagtcctggctctgcactcaggcattacccCTAGTGCTATATCCCAGAAGATATCGGAGATCAACCTCAGGTTAGCGgtgtgcaaggcgagtgccctccccactctactatctcttcaggcTGAGAAAATATGTCTTGGGCCAGAAATATGGTACAGGTAGCAGATAGGCCGCCTGTCTTGATCACCACgaacccaggtttcatccatggcaccccatatggtccccctgagccccaccaggagtgatccctaagggcATGTTCAGGAGTAACCAGGTATGATCACTGCAAAAAGTATgtgcaaaaagcacaaaagtaTGTCTCtatgtatacatatgcatatgtatttatACACATAACATGGCTACATGGAAgagtctgtctgtgtgtctttgtgtgctGAGAACTCCTAAGAAGTGCTCAAATGGTTGGACAATACTCAATCTCTCTGCTTAGTGCTTTGGCCCACGATGTTCAGCATACATGGGATCGTGTTGGTGCTGTACTCACGTGTGTTGTCACCCCCCACACTCACACATGGTGCCCGGCACATGTGGACATGTCTTCCCTCCTAAGATGTAATTTTCCTACTTTAACTTGCCTACTTTAAGCCCATCCTCTCTTTTGAGcctgtttccttctttttctctttcttctttctttctttctctttctttttctctctctttctttcttcctttcttcctttctttctctttctttttctctctctctttctttctttttccttccttccttccttccttccttccttccttccttccttccttccttccttccttccttccttccttccttccttccttctttctttctttctttctttcttttttctttctttctttcgtttttgagTCACtctcggcagtgttcaggggttactcctggctttgcactcagaaattgctcctggcagactcggggggaccatatgggatgctgggaattgaatcaggtctgtcctgggttggctgtgtgcaaggcaaactcactgtcactgtgctatcgctctggcccctctttctctttttttttttttttttttttttggtttttggctgcacttgagttactcctggctctgcactcagggaatcattcctggctttgctcaggggaccatatgggatgctgaggatcgaccaggttgaccgcgtgcaaggcaaatgccctccccactatgctctTGCCCCATTCTCTCTGTttcttgtgctctctctccccttctttagAATgcccaaataaaacctgttttcactttgaaataaataaataaattcacaacATTTTGAGGGGAGCTCCAGGACCATCTGAGaggtgttcagagaaccatatagagcCTGGGACTATGAGATCAGAACGTTCCCTGGCCTGGTAGACACTCCTGCCCTTGAAGGATCTTCCTGggcctccatatttcttctagcTCTTGTATTTGTCTTTTCTCTCTTACACCACCAAAAACAAGCAGATGCATATTAAAAATGTCATCGAAGAAATATCCAAGTGTCAGGCTTTTGGGAAGCCACACCCTGCGCACTGAGGGAGGAGGGTTCTGGAATACATTCCTGGCCTTACAAAGTTTAAAAAGAGGtgaacaaggggccggagagatagcatggaggtaaggcgtttgcctttcatgcaggaggtcatcggttcgaatcccggcgtcccatatggtcccccgtgcctgccaggaacaatttctgagcctggagccaggaataatccctgagcactgccgggtgtgacccaaaaaccacaaaaaaaaaaaaaaaaaaaaaaaaaaaaaaagaggtgaacattctgaattttatttttaacttgtttggttggggggccacacccaacagtgcttagggcttactcctggctctgtacccagggataattcctggtgggacttggggaaccTAATGAGGTACCGTGTCTCAAACTCTCCTATAAATTACTCTGGTCcaaagtctttcattatattatattttttatttttggggccacacccctggcggtactcgggggttactcctggctctgtgctctgaaatcactcctggcagtctcggggaactatatgggagctggagatcaaatccggATCTGTCCCATGtcagatgtgcaaggcaaatgccttactgcaaTGCTAGcaacatctttaattttatttaattttattatttattttttatttttttgttttttaggccacactaggtgacacttggggttactcctgctatgagctcagaaatcgttcctggcttggagaaccatatgggatgccagagaatgaaccgaggtctgttctgggtcagctgtgtgcaaggcaagcaccctaccgctgtgctaccactcccaACATCTTTAATTGAAAATTGGTAGAAATGTAGGATGTAGAGAAGGCCACATTTCTCCTGGAGCTTGCAGATATTGTGAGAAGTCTGGATCACCCATTTTAGTTttacatttcatttttgtttgtttgttttgtttttgtttttttttgtggtttttgggtcacacccggcagtgctcaggggttattcctggctccaggctcagaaattgctcctggcaggcacggggggccatatgggacgccgggattcgaaccgatgaccttctgcatgaaaggcaaaccgccttacctccatgctatctctccggccctgtttgtttgttttttggggccacaccggtgacaatcagggattactcctggctatgcattcagaaatagctcctggcaggctcggaggactccagggtattgaacctcggtccatcctagactagagcAGACAAGGCCTTATcacttgcgccatcgctctggccctgtgtAATATTTCTTATATGTGTCCTGTTTTAATTTAATCAGTGATTTGATTTATTATGGCACAGAGGCATAAGttaaaaaatgacaatacttagggccggagcagtggtgcagtgatagggtgtttgccttgcacactaacctaggatgaaccgtggttcgattccctggcatcccaaatggtccctcaagccgggagcaatttctgagcacgtatccagaaataacctctgagcgtcactgggtgtgcccccacccaaaaaaggcAACACTCAACATCTTGCAACTCCAAGTGCTGACAGTGGTCTAGGAAGAGTGATTTGGGAGTGGTGGTCACCACAGCAATAAGAGCACCCACATGGGTCATCACAGAGACAGTACCAAGCTTAcgggatttgccttgcaccaccccacctcacccccatctGTTCCCCAGAACCACCTTGTCCTGCCAAGGTGGATGCACAGAAACAAGGAGCTGGAGAGCATCACAGAGCAGAAACAGCATTGAGTGCTCCCCAGAAGACTGGAACAAACCAAGGTGCAGTGACCGAACACTGGGACCCAGGAACAGGCATCAAAAACAAGCAGTACCCAATCCCTCCTGAATGAAAAGAACCGCTAAGTGTTCCTTTGCATTAAGAATAaagttcagggccggagagatagcatggaggtagggtgtttgccttgcatggagaaagtcggtgatttgaatcctggcatcccatatggtcccccaagcctgccaggagcaatttctgagtgtagtgccaggaataacccctgagcacttccaggtgtaacccaaaaaccaaaaaaaaaaaaaaaaaaaaaagaatgaaaggagggGGAAAGCACAATTTACAAAGTGGAGAGTACAGATGTAGAAATTTATGCCTCAATCAAGCAGACTTAGAAGCAGAGAGTTCTGAAAGCAAGGGGAGGCTCATTCTTCAGTGCCCCCGTCCCCTCTCCCTTGCTCAAGCAGCAGTAACATGGTCAAAGCTCCAAAGAAAGTGCTAGTTCATCTGGagtctttattttgcttttctcctCCATGTCATCCTTGGGAACTCTAAatgaaccccccacccccagctagAGTCATGTCCatcacattttgtttttctggtggGAGAGTTATTCCAACTTTTAGATCCTGTCTACTTTATATAATTGTCAGAAAGCCAAAATAGGGGTCCCTCCAGAGGCCTGGAGGAGCATGAATGACATTGTAGGGTTCCTTCCCTAGGACATGGGGACCAATCAATCAGTCATTAACCAAAAGCCACTCTGAGTTTCTTtactcattcttttgttttggtttggtttttgggtcactcttggtagctttcagggtttactcctggctctgcctcagaaatcactcctggcaggctcgggggaccacatgggatgctaagaattgaactagGTCTGATCAGAGTTggtggtgcttgcaaggcaaatgccctaccactgtgctatcactccggcccctcttttctcaTTCTAATGTCTAGTTTACTCCTTCTCCCTTAAGAGGTTGCCTGCCTCCTAGGTTTGAATCTGTGCTGAGGGTTGCCCACAGCTGTTTTTGCTTTTAAACAGTAGCCTGCAAATTGGaacctttaaaaaatacatatagctATGCAGCCAGTCTTGTGAAACTGGCTACACTGAACCCTCATTTTCCACAGGGAACAGTTGCCGAGAAACGCAGCCACTAAACGCACATCCACTTCTCATCTGTCCATCGAAACCCCATTGTTTCCCTGGCCTAGACCATGCACCCATTAAAGCTGCCTGCTCCTGGTGACACTGAAATTATGAAAGGAAAGGGCAGAACATGTTTAATGCTACTGAAATAGTATCGGCCTAGTAAATCCCCAGAAACACGGACTATTATTATAATCATGGCAAttattattgcaattatttgagGGAAAGTAGTTTTAGAAAATGTGGCACTTGAGCTGAATACTAAGAATTTAGATGTCTGCATCAAGTGTTGGGAGGAtgttataaaattcttttttaacgTGATAGTACAAGAGTAATGTCCCCAGTACCTCAGTGTatcttgagcatctccaggtggaACCCAGGAGCCCTCCAGCTTCCCCAAGTATGACCCAGGAGACCCTAGAACACCACTGGGGTGACCCTGGTGGTCCCTGACCCTTCAGAACAACCCCACTTTCTGAGGACTACTTGGCAGTGGAAGTGCTTTTTTTCAGCGGTTGTGTTTCTGACCAATTGTTCCCCTGAGGCTTAGCATAACCAGAGTTCAGAAGAGTGGCTGGATAGctatatataaactttttttgtttttatttttttgggggccacatccagtgatgctcaggggttactcttaactatgctttcagaaattgctcctggctcaggggaccatatgggtcaccatggatcatctatcctgggtcagctgcatgtaaagcaaacactctactgctgtgctattgctttggccctatatatctatatctatatctatatctatatctatatctatctatatctatattaaaGGTTCCAATTTGCAAACTACTGTTTAAAGCAAAACAACCATGAGCAACGTTCAGCACAGCTAAAAATCAGCGACCTGAGACCTGTCAGGCAGGCAAAGTCTTTTTCATGCTGATCTTTCAACAGAGGAGGAGGAAATTGTTCATTACAATGGAAATAGAGTGCTCTCTTGGGCTGCACCTGTACTGGACCGGAAATAGAAATCTAGTTGACCTAATATTGCCAGGGGTAGCCTCAGTACTGTTTAGGGGGATTTCCAAAACCAatggggaaatatatatatatttactttacatGTAAAATAGTAAAGGAAACTTTTCAGGGCTTGCACATGAATCAAAGTAGGCTGGATTGAGGAAATAAGTTTGTCTAGagtttaaaggggccagagagatagcacagcggaaggtagggcatttgccttgcatgcggctaacctgggAGGGACTCggttcgattccagcatcccatatgttcccccagcctgccagggacgatttctgagtgcagagccaggagtaacccctgagtgccactgattgtggcccagaaacaaattaaccaatcaatgaattaaaaaaattaataaagtttaaaaatatattagagttTAAACAGTTCAAGTTCAAATACAGGTTTTCAAGTCAGCACTGGTTCATACTAACCTGCTTCCTTTTGCACCTTCCACTGAATAACAATGCACAGTAAGAATGTAACCTATGTTCAGTTTTTTGTGAACCCTAGAAGTCTTACAAAGAAAGATATTTGTCTCTATAGAATCCATCATTTAAATTAGCACATACTAAATATTTGGCAGAGCATTGTTAATAAACAGAAGGAATGCAAGACCCAGCAGGACTTCGACAACCAGAAATCCTATTCCAAGTTTGATCATgttcataaaaaagaatattttcatctGTGTGTTGTTTACCATTTGCTAAACATTTGATGTCTTTCACATTGCTTTCTCTTCACATCTGCTCCTGTAGAGTTCATACTTCTCTGCTTAGCAAGATCATGGAAGATCTCGAAGAAATTTTGTTTGAAGACTCGGAGAACTACTCCTATTTCCCAGACTATCGTAATGATAGTCCAGAGCAGGACTTGGAGGAAAGTGTCCATTTGGGGGCTGCCCACTGGGTCTCCCTGATGCTCTATTGTGTGGCCTTTGTCCTGGGCATTCCCGGAAATGGTGTTGTCATTTGGTTCACCGGATTCAAGTGGAAGAAAACTGTCAGCACTCTTTGGTTCCTCAATCTGGCTATTGCCGATTTCCTGTTTCTGCTCTTCCTGCCCTTCTACATCTCCTACGTGGCCATGGATTTTCACTGGCCCTTTGGCATCTGGCTGTGCAAGGCCAATTCCTTCATGGCCCAGTTGAACATGTTTGCCAGTGTTTTCTTCCTGACTGCCATCAGTCTAGACCGCTACATCCACTTGGTCCATCCAGACTTAGCTCATCGCCACCGCACCCTGAAAAACTCCCTCCTGGTTTCTCTCTTGATTTGGCTTCtggcttcttttttggggggtcctgCCCTATACTTTCGGGATGTTCTGGAAGTCAATGACCACTTTATCTGCTACAATAACTACCACAAGGAAGATCGTGCCCTGGCTTTGCTGCAGTATCACATTCTGACTTGGGTGAAAGTCACTGTCGGGTATCTCTTCCCTCTGCTGACCATGAGCACTTGCTACTTGTGTCTTATCTTCAAGGTGAGGAAGCGTCATACCTTGATCTCCAATAAGCATTTCTGTACCACCTTGGCTGTGGTCATGGCCTTCTTTTTCTGCTGGACTCCTTTCCACCTCTTCAGCATCTGGGAACTGGCCATTTACCATACTGGCTCTTTCCACCCAGTGCTGCAGGCTGCCATCCCTCTGTCCAGTGGCTTGGCCTTTCTCAATAGTTGCCTGAACCCTCTTCTGTATGTCCTGATTAGTAAGAAGTTCCAAGTGCACTTTCGGGCCTCCATTGCCGAGATACTGAAGTACACCCTGTGGGAAGTCAGCTGTTCAGGCACAGAGAGTGAGCAGCTCAAGAACTCTGAAACCAAGACCCCGCATCTCCTGGAAACAGCCCAGTGAAATTACATTCTCCCCCAACCTCAAGCTAATATCAGGCACTTATGGGGGGGCCCTGACAGATGCTCTCAAGATGGTTTCGCTTCCAAGATCTACAGCTGACCCTGACTTGTTCCTGTTTGAGTCCATTTTTCTTTGGCAACCTCTTTTCTAAGACGCAAGCACAGgagcagactttttttttggcagcTTCAAACATCTGTGCCATTCTAGCTCAGTGGACCAGGACTGGATTCCTCAGCATGGTGGAGAGTATCGGTTGTAGGTTACTTTAACTTAACTTTCTTAGATGTTTAAGGTTCTCATGACATAGATGAGGAATGAACTTAAAACACACTAAAGGATATTGCTGTACACTAAGAGCATCACCAATATTGAGCTGGGGTCTTCCACAAGTAAGGCCAGTGTTTTTTTTATACCACTGATATCATCTCTGACATCCTTAAAATTAAACTAGTGTCATTCATTTCTTTAGTTTGTGCAATTATTTCCTTTATGAGATGGCATAGAGACACTGAATTAGACTAGATGGTCTACTTGTTTAAGACAGTCTATGATTAGTGCTTAATAAATTGCCCCAatgaggtgcttgtcttgcacacagctgacctagttttttcccttcctaccttccttccttccttccttccttccttccttccttccttccttccttccttccttccttccttctttctttctttctttttctttctttctttctttctttctttctttctttctttcttttctttcttttttcttttctttcttttctttctttctttctttcttctttctttctttctttcttctttcttttttctttttgttgtttttggtcttttagtttttggttcacacctggcagcgctcaggggctactcctggttctgaattcagaaatcactcctggcaaactcaggggaccatctggaatgccag
This is a stretch of genomic DNA from Suncus etruscus isolate mSunEtr1 chromosome 5, mSunEtr1.pri.cur, whole genome shotgun sequence. It encodes these proteins:
- the CMKLR2 gene encoding chemerin-like receptor 2 gives rise to the protein MEDLEEILFEDSENYSYFPDYRNDSPEQDLEESVHLGAAHWVSLMLYCVAFVLGIPGNGVVIWFTGFKWKKTVSTLWFLNLAIADFLFLLFLPFYISYVAMDFHWPFGIWLCKANSFMAQLNMFASVFFLTAISLDRYIHLVHPDLAHRHRTLKNSLLVSLLIWLLASFLGGPALYFRDVLEVNDHFICYNNYHKEDRALALLQYHILTWVKVTVGYLFPLLTMSTCYLCLIFKVRKRHTLISNKHFCTTLAVVMAFFFCWTPFHLFSIWELAIYHTGSFHPVLQAAIPLSSGLAFLNSCLNPLLYVLISKKFQVHFRASIAEILKYTLWEVSCSGTESEQLKNSETKTPHLLETAQ